GTGGGGCGCGGTGACCACCGTGATGTCGAGGCCGAGCCGGTCGGCCTCGGCCGTGACGTGCACGTCGGCCGGGCGGTCGGGGGTGCTGGCCCGGGTCGGGGTGAGCACGGCGACGCGCCGGTGCCCGAGCTCCTTGAGGTGCTCCAGCGCGAGCGTGACGCCGCGGCGGTTGTCGAAGACCACCTCGCCGGCGGTGCCGGCCAGCGAGTCGCCGATCGCGACCACGGGCACGGACTCGCACAGCTCCGGCCAGAACGCCGCCGCCGGGTCGAGTGGCTGCACGATCATGCCGTCGACCCGCTGGTCGCGTAGCTGCTGGGCGAGGGCGCGCTCGCGGTCCGGGTCGCCGACGGCGTCGAGGATGAGGGCGTAGCGGTCCTTCTCGCGCAGGCCCCTGCTGATGCCGACGGCGAGCGACTGCTGCCACAGGTCTTCGAGGGAGCCGCAGAGCAGGCCGATCATGCCGGTGCGGCCGCTGGCCAGCGCCCTGGCGATGGGGTCGGCCTCGTAACCGAGTTCGGCGGCTGCGGCGCGGACCCGCTCCATGGTCTCCTCGGAGACCTGCAGGCCGCGCAGCGCGTAGGAGACGGCCGCAGGAGACAGCCCTGTAGCGCGGGCCACTTCCCGGATCGTCGCTCTCTTCCGGGGCATTGCGTCAGCTTATTGCGTGGCGCCGCCGCAATCGGGAAAGCCACCGTACCGGCCGGGGCATCGCGTTGACAGGAACCGAGGTGAAGCGGTTCACTGAACCGTATCACTGAACCGCTTCACGAGCTCGATTCGGCGGAATGATCCTCTAACCTATAAAGTCTGTAGGAAATACAGGGAGGTGTGATCGTGACCATCGACGTGCACCAGCACGTGTGGACCCCGTCCTTCGTCGAAGCGCTGCGTGCCCGCCGCACACCGCCCCGCCTGGACGGCTGGACGCTGCTGCTCGACGGTGAGCCTCCCTACGAGGTGAACCCCGCCGACCACGAGGCCCGCGACACCACCGGCCTGGCGCTGGCCCTGGTGTCCCTGTCCAGCCCCCTCGGCATCGAGTCGCTGCCTCCCGAGGAGGCGTGGCCGCTCATCGACGCCTACCACGACGGCGCGCTCGCGCTCGGCGAGCCGTTCGGCGCCTGGGCGGCCACCTGCCACAGCGAGCCCGACCCGGGCCGCCTGGCCGAGGACCTCGACCGCGGCTTCGCCGGGCTCCAGATCCCCGCGACGGCCCTGCCCGACGACCGGCTGCTGGAGGTGCTCACCGACCGCGACCTGCCGCTCTTCGTCCACCCCGGCCCGGCCGCGGCCCAGCCGGACGCGTCCCTGCCGTCGTGGTGGCCCGCGCTGGTGCCGTACGTGCAGCAGATGCACGCGGCCTGGCACCACTTCCACGCCGTCGTCCGCCCCAGGCACCCGAGGCTGCGCGTGTGCTTCGCGCTGCTCGCCGGCCTGGCGCCGCTGCACACCGAGCGGCTGCTCGCCAGGGGCGGCGCCGGCCGTGGCCGGGTCGATCCGGGCTGCTACGTGGAGACCTCCTCCTACGGCCCGCGCGCCATCGACGCGGTCGTCCGCGAACTCGGCGTCGACGTCGTCGTGAACGGCTCCGACGCCCCCTACGCCACCGCACCCGAGCCCGGACTCGGCGAGGCCGCCTCGCACGCGATCCGGGTCGTCAACCCCCGTCGTCTACTCGGTAGAAAGGAGACACTCACGTGACCGAGGCCGCTCAGCCGACCATCGACCACAGCCGTCCCACCCAGGACACGAGCCTGTGCACCGGGCTTCCGGAGCGCACGCTCGACCGTCGCGAGTTGCGCGCCCTGGTCGACGACCTGGCCGCCCGCCCGCAGGAGTGGGTCCACCACGTGGACTTCCCCGAGGACGGCGGGCGCCACTACGCCTCGCTGCACCGGGACGCCTACGTGGACGTCTGGCTGCTGTGCTGGCGGCCCGAGGACGACACGGGCTGGCACGACCACGACATCTCCTCCGGCGCGGTGCGCGTGGTGCAGGGGGCGCTGCTCGAGTGCAACCCGCGCATCGGCGGCGAGCACCTGGAGACGGTGGTGACGGAGGGACAGGCGTTCTCGTTCGGCCCGGACCACATCCACCGGCTCACGGGCGCCGTGCAGGGCAGCGTCTCGATCCACGCCTACTCGCCGCCGCTGTGGCGGCTCGGCCAGTACTCGATCGACGGCACCGGCGTGATGCGCCGCGTCTCGGTCAGCTACGCCGACGAGCTGCGCCCGCTCGACCCGGAGCCCGAGGCGGAGCTGCCCGCTAGGGACGGCGCCGCGGCCTGAGCACGCAGCAGCTTCCGCAGGCGTCCGCCCCGGGCAGCGTGACCCACAGGCAGCACGTCCTGCGGAAGTAGCCGTCGCCGTGGGGCTCGATCAGCCCGTCCACGGGCTTGCCCACCTGGCGCAGCAGCTCCATGAAGTCGGCCGGGACGACGCTGGTCAGCGGATGGACCAGCGCCTCGGCGGTCGAGCCCCACAGCGTCCGCTCGCCCACCTTGGCCAGCGAGGCCAAGGTGCGCACCAGGGGCTCCTGCGCGTCGGCCAGCGCCCGGGCGATCGCCGGCGCGCCGGTGCCCCACTCCAGGCGGGAGGCGGCGATGGTCACGCCCGCATCGGAGACCTTGAAGTACGTGGCCTCCAGCGGCATCAGCGGGATCGGCGCGTCGAGCGCCCAGCCGAGCGCCATCGGCATCGTGTGCCAGTAGGCGTAGGTCTTCCAGAACAGCGCGGCGCCGACGTGACGCGGGGCCTTCCAGCGCGCGGCGGTCTCGTCGGCCAGCTCGCCCAGCAGCGTGTACGGCGCGCGCAGCAACTCGGCGACCGAGGTCCAGGTGTCGTCCGGGGAGACGGTCAGGCCGGGCTCCAGCCCGATCACGCCGCCACGTTCGGCGGCCACTCGGTCGAGCACGTCGGTCACCACGCCGGAAGTCCTTCCCCTGATGCCATAGGTAAGCCTTACCTAAGGTAGCAGGATTC
This Nonomuraea muscovyensis DNA region includes the following protein-coding sequences:
- a CDS encoding LacI family DNA-binding transcriptional regulator; the protein is MARATGLSPAAVSYALRGLQVSEETMERVRAAAAELGYEADPIARALASGRTGMIGLLCGSLEDLWQQSLAVGISRGLREKDRYALILDAVGDPDRERALAQQLRDQRVDGMIVQPLDPAAAFWPELCESVPVVAIGDSLAGTAGEVVFDNRRGVTLALEHLKELGHRRVAVLTPTRASTPDRPADVHVTAEADRLGLDITVVTAPHGLAAATRAAHRVLSDVRPSAVFCFADSIAYGVYAAAAELGLSIPGDVSVMGYDDHPMSGLLTPGLTTVDWDIDGIVRAAVRLVSAAADGVGRRRRVVQQPTLRERGSVSHPPRA
- a CDS encoding amidohydrolase family protein, which encodes MTIDVHQHVWTPSFVEALRARRTPPRLDGWTLLLDGEPPYEVNPADHEARDTTGLALALVSLSSPLGIESLPPEEAWPLIDAYHDGALALGEPFGAWAATCHSEPDPGRLAEDLDRGFAGLQIPATALPDDRLLEVLTDRDLPLFVHPGPAAAQPDASLPSWWPALVPYVQQMHAAWHHFHAVVRPRHPRLRVCFALLAGLAPLHTERLLARGGAGRGRVDPGCYVETSSYGPRAIDAVVRELGVDVVVNGSDAPYATAPEPGLGEAASHAIRVVNPRRLLGRKETLT
- a CDS encoding cysteine dioxygenase, which encodes MTEAAQPTIDHSRPTQDTSLCTGLPERTLDRRELRALVDDLAARPQEWVHHVDFPEDGGRHYASLHRDAYVDVWLLCWRPEDDTGWHDHDISSGAVRVVQGALLECNPRIGGEHLETVVTEGQAFSFGPDHIHRLTGAVQGSVSIHAYSPPLWRLGQYSIDGTGVMRRVSVSYADELRPLDPEPEAELPARDGAAA
- a CDS encoding (2Fe-2S)-binding protein — its product is MVTDVLDRVAAERGGVIGLEPGLTVSPDDTWTSVAELLRAPYTLLGELADETAARWKAPRHVGAALFWKTYAYWHTMPMALGWALDAPIPLMPLEATYFKVSDAGVTIAASRLEWGTGAPAIARALADAQEPLVRTLASLAKVGERTLWGSTAEALVHPLTSVVPADFMELLRQVGKPVDGLIEPHGDGYFRRTCCLWVTLPGADACGSCCVLRPRRRP